CGAGGACGGCGAACGGACCGGACTGCGCCTTGCTTTCCGAATTTGCGACTGACGCCGCAAACAAAACGGCGGCCGCAACGAGCAGCCGCCGGTTCATGACCCGAGCCTCGGTTGGCTTATTGGCGCGATGCTTCCCACCGCCCGCTGCACGGTATGCCTCCTGATGCTCCATTCCACTTTCCCGATCCGGCGTTGCCGCTGAGTTGACCGTTGGCATATGCACCATTGATCGAAACTTTCACAAGACCCTCGCGGCCGATGGTGCCGGAAACGTTAGCGCCGGGCGCCGTGATCCGGCCATCGGAAACCGTCAGCATGGAGCTTGCGGTCGGCTCGCAGGAGCCGCTCTTGGTCATGATGGTGACCTGCCAGTTGCCGTCATAGGGGTTTTGGGCGAACGCGGGTGCTGCGAGCGAGCCGGTGGCAATCGCGGCGGTAAAAATCAACGCAATGCGATCAAAACGCATGAATTTCTGTCCCTGCCTATGTCTGAGATGCTGACGCTTATTGGGGGGAAATGTGACAGAAATTTGCTGCATCGCCAAAGCGAAAATTGTTCCTGTGGAAACAATGGTTTATTTGCCCATTCTCAGCCTGTTTTGGGCGTCGAATCGGCCGGATTCGCAACGTTAAGGATGAATCGTCGGCGGGCGCCTAAGACAGGCTCGGCGCGGCGGTCGCGAACTGCTCGTCCTGCGTCTTGGCCGGCAGCGTCTTGTGGACCTTGATGTAGTCGATGACTTCCGCAAGCAGCTTCAGGCCAAGTGGGGCCAGCGCCCGCTCCCACAGCTCGCGCGCCGTCTCGCCCTTCTTGACGAAGCACCAGTCCTGGGCGGCGATCGCGCCGGCATCCATGCGGTCGGCAAGGTGGTAGATCGTGCCGCCGGCTATCGGGTCGCCCTCCTTGATGGTCCACTCCACGGCGGCCTTGCCGCGGTGACGCGGCAGCAGCGACGGGTGGTAGCCGACACCGCCAAGCCTCGAGGCGGCGAGCGCCTCCCTGGAGACGCGGGCGTGGCTGTGTGCGGTGATGATCAGGTCGGTGTTCGCAGCGATCTCGGATGCCGCCACCAGCTTTGGATTGGCCTGGACCACCGCCTCGATACCGGCCGACCGGGCGGTCGCGGCGAGGCGGTCCTCGCCGTCGGCGACCACGACCCGCGCGATGTCCACGCTGTGCTCCCGGAGCATATTCAGGGTGATCACGCCGAAATGGCGGGAGCCGATCAAGGTGATGCGCATGGGGTCTCGGTCCGTCTCGGGAGCTGGGTCACCCCCGGATAACACGCCATAAGGCCCTGTCACCCCCCGCGAGCCCTTTGCGCCGGTTATCAACAATGCGCGGGACGCAAGCCTGTCGAACCGGCTGTCCGTTCGTCGCGTCCAACGGGCATGCAACGCAAACGGGGGAACGCCGTGTCGAAATGGCCGAGATTGATGCTGATGAGCGGAATTACGTCGGCCGCGCTCATCTATGAAATCACCAGCGCGACCGAGGCGCCGAGCCGGGCGCTGGCCGTGCTGCAATATGTGCTGCTGGCCGGCGGCCTCATCGGCCTGGTCGGCTCGTTCCTGATGCACGCCCAGGAAAAATGACAGCCGCCGGCGCTTCGGCGCGCTACGCCTATCGGCCCTATTACCGGTACTCCGCCTATCGCAAGCTGCCGCGGACTTATTTTTGCGGCGGGGTGGAATGATCCGGGGATTCCAGGTTCCTGTGTACGGTTTCGGGCAGAACGAATCGCCAGCCTACTCTTAGGGTCGCCTGCCCGGGGCTGGCAGACGTTTCATCCCGAATCCGTTTTCGAACCCGGCCGGCCGCTGGCGATATTGCCAGCGGCCTTTTCATGTCCGCGTCATCGCGATGTCGCGCACTGTGCCGATCGTTCTGAGCGCGACGTCGCCCAAAAGGGCGCCGGACCAGCAGCGCAGTAACGGGTTCTCAACCGGCCTCGCGTATCGACGAATCTGTCGCGGATTTGTATTGCGTACCGCGACACAAGAGTTGGCCCGCCGGCGTGCAAAGCTGGCGCGGCCCTTTCCTTCCTGGAATCACCGGATGCCGAGTGCGATTGAGCAGATCGTCGACACCTATGTCAGGCTGAAGAACCGCCGTGGCCTGGACGCACTGATGATGCACCGCCAGCGGCTGGCGATCGACCTGAAGAGTCGCTCCGGCTACGATTTCAGCCTGCCCATCGGTCAGGTCGACGAGGAGATCGCGATCATCGAGGCCGGACTGAGCAAGTTGAAGTCGCCCAATCCCGCCGTGGCCTAATGCGCAGCACCGCTTAGTCCGCCGCTTAGTCTAGTCCGCCTTGCCACCGTCGATCACCGTGAACAGCGGCCGCGCCTTGGTCGGCTCGATCAGGAGTTCTTCGACCATCGCGCTGGCAGCTTCAACGTATTTCCGGGTCGGCTTGTCCAGCGGCCGCAGCGCTTCATCGTCGAGCGCAACCTTCGCTGCTTCGACAAGCTTGCGCATGCGCGCCGCATGATCGTCGCCAGCCGTCAGCGTCGCCCGCGCCAGCGAGCGCAGCACGAATAGCTCCCCCTCGAGCCTGAGTAGTCGGTCGTTGAGCTTGGCGAGGACGGCGTTGAGATCCGGCATGGCGGCCTACGGCGGAGGGGCAAACGGCACCCGATCTAACCGCTCAGGGGTGAACGGACTGCAAACGGCGCAGCGCGAATTGGCGTCACCGTCACAGGCCGGGTGGCATCCGGATCAAGAGGCTGATTGCGACGACCAGCAGGCAGAGGCTGCTCGACAGGACGAACAGGAAGAAGTCGTCCATCGAGAATTCACCGCAGCGCTCGCGTCGGTCGGGATCATTCGACATCCACTGGCCCCTTGCAAGGCTTCTGAGATCTGCCCGCCGTCCCAACGGGCCGCGTGGAGATTTCGTTCCGCGGGAACAGGTCCGCTACGCGGCAGAGACCTTCAGGGCCCGTCGCTGCGGTCGTGGTCGCTGTCGTCTTGGCCGCTGTCCTCAAGCAGATTGAGCGCGGTGTCGACCTGCTCGATGAGGCGTTCGATTTGATCGCGCTCGTGCGGGCCGGGATCTTCCTTGAGCCGCTCCAGCAGCGACTGCTTGCGCGCGAGTAGGTTTGCCATGGTGCTCATTGCAACCTGACAAGCCGCTCAGTCGAGCAAGGTTCCCCGTCATGCGTTGCAGGAAGACCAGATGGTATGCCGGGTCCGGGGCCCGGCGCGTCGCGTTAATCAGTGCGTACCGCCAGCTGCGCCACGGACTGGCGCGTGGGGCCATCAACGCGAGGCGCATCGAGGCATGTCGCGCGAATTTTGGCGATGGCGATGTTCGCGCCTATCAGCGCACGCCGGCCCACCGCCGGCCGAACACCGGCGGTTTCGCGTTGATCGGCTCCCAGCCGAAGAAATGATGATTGCCGGACCAGGTATGGACCACCGCGTTGCAGACGCTGCACTTGAAACTGCCGGTGTGCCTGGCCTCGTGCTCCTCTCTGGTCGCGGTGTAGTTCATGCCGCAGCTCGGGCAGGAGAATTCTTCGATCGTCCAGACAGTATTGGCCATGGCAACGCAACGTGTTTGATGTGACCGGTCCAGTGTAGGTTTTGAGCGCTTGCGCTCGGGTAAATCGATTGGCGCAAATCCGGTTAACGGCGGTTAGGCAAATCCGGCCGCCGAGTTGCGCTTGTGCAGCAACGCCGCAGCCGGGCCGTCTTGACGCCCGGTCCGTGGCTGGCAATAACGCAGGGCCCCGCGCGCCAATCGCGGCGGTCGCCGGAAGTCGCGTTGATATCGCAAGGAAAGCTGCGCCCGTGAAAACCCTCCGCCAGTTCCTGACGGGAGAGGACATCGTCCAGCTTCTGATCCGGCTCGGTCTGCTCGCGCTGCTGATCATCTGGACCTTCTTCATCATCCGGCCCTTCGTGCCGATCCTGACGTGGAGCGCCGTGCTGGCGGTGGCGTTCTATCCGGCCTTCAGCTGGCTCGCCAAGTTGCTTGGCGGCCGTCCCAGGACGGCCGCGATCATCCTGACCTTGATGACGCTCGGCATCGTCATCGGGCCGGCAACCTGGTTGGGGCTGAGTGCGGTCGAGGGGGCGAGGGAGCTCGCGCGCCAGCTCGGCACCGGCGACCTCGCGCTTCAGTCGGCGCCGGAGCAGATCAAATCCTGGCCGATCATCGGCCCGCAACTCTACGAGCTCTGGGAGCAGGCCTACAACAACATCCGCGCCGTGCTGCGCGAGGTGGCGCCGTATCTCCAGCCGCTGGCGGGACCGCTGCTGTCGCTCGCCGGCGACGCCAGCGTCGGGACGCTGCAGTTCCTCGTCTCGGTCTTCGTCGCCGGCTTCCTGTTTCCCCACGGGCCGCGGCTCGTCGCCGCCGGCCGTGGCTTTTTGTTTCGCATCGTGCCCGAGCAGAGCGAGCATTTCCTCGAGCTCGCGGGCGCAACCATCCGCGCCGTGTCGCAAGGGGTGATCGGCGTCGCGATCGTTCAGGCGTTGCTCGCCGGTGTCGGCTTCAAGCTCGCCAGCGTGCCGAGCGCCGGCCTGCTCGCGTTCATCGTGCTGCTGCTGTCGATCGTGCAGATCGGCGCCTTCCTCGTGCTCCTGCCCGTGATCATCTGGATCTGGACCGCAAAGGACGTCACCACGGCGCTGCTGCTGACCGTGTTCCTCGTTCTCGTCGGCTTCATCGACACCATGTTGAAGCCGCTGGTGATGGGGCGCGGACTCAATACGCCGACCATCGTGATCTTCGTCGGCGTGATCGGCGGCACGCTCGCTCACGGCATCGTCGGCCTGTTCATCGGGCCGATCGTGCTGTCGGTGGCGTGGGAGTTGGCGATGGCGTGGATCAGGACGGATCGCGCGGATATTGCGGCTGAAGGCTGACGAAGCCAAAAACGACCCGCCTCCGAGTCCGTGGGAAGAACGGAGGGAAACGTACCAAAAAAAATCCCCCGACGGACTTTAAACCATGGGTCCGGAGGCGCGGCCACACATGGATGGATGCGGCCTATCTCAGCCAGACGTACCCGTGGTCTTGTGCGCGCTGCCTTGCTGGAAGTGCTCAACGCCAGCGCCACCGATTTCGACCCAGGCATGTTTCGACTGCTCGAACACCGATCTGACGGGAGCCGTGTAACCTGCGTCCGCGATCGCTCCGATGGCAACGCCAATGAACGCGGGAAGATTGCTGGACTTCCAATAGACCGTTGAGCCGCAGTCCGGGCAGAAATAGCTCTGGACCTTCCCGCCGCTTGCGGCAGCGCGCGTGAACTCCTTCGGCCTTCCTGAAACGGTGACGGTCGCGGCGGGATAGAACGCACCCACACCGAACGGCGCACCGGTTCGCCGCTGGCAATCGATGCAGTGGCAGGCAACGATGAGCTTGGATAGTCCGGGAAGCGACAGCGTCACGGCGCCGCAACCGCATCGGGCAGTGGTCATCGGGGTCTCCTATGCTTTGTTGAGTTGCGAGGCCGAGCGCCGGCGCCGATCGCACAGGAGTGCAACCGGCAGCGTGTGGCGACGCATGCCCGGCGGCTGAAGCGGCAGACGACCAGACCCGCCGTTCACGCTGGCGGGCCCACACCTCGATAGCACGCCGAGCCGGGAGGTATCTCTTTCAACGACTACGGTACGCCCGAGGCTGCTGCACACTCTGCTGCTGGAATAGAAGGCGCCGGTTTTCCTTACATATCACGTTCGACCGGCCGGACGCGGACGCCAGGCATTGCTCTCTCGTCTCATAGGAGCAGTCGCCGGAATAGCCGAGTTCCCCACCATAGACGCACCAAGGGTAGTCATATGGGACGGGAGAAGCGGAGCCGGCGACTGCGGCGGTCCCGGCTGCCAGCAAGGCGAATATGACGAGCATCGAGCGTATGATCATATTTCCTGTCCTGATACATGAGGTTAGGGCGCGAACAGTCCTGCCAGCATGAACCGGCTGGGCAGTCAAAGCGGCGCAAGAATCTGGCGGTGCAAGAATCTGCCAGATGATCAACGGCACCACGATCACCAGCGTAGTGTAGACGGTCCCGCGGCCGATCCAGTTCATCCGACGAGCCCGCACTTCCTGCCGGCTGGCATCTCGGTTCGACATCTGGGGGCCAACTCGTGCGGTTCAAGGCACGTTGATGCCGATCCGGGCGGACATCGTCGGCCCGCCTTTCCCGGCAACCAGATGCGGCGTGGTTCGAAGTTGAGGATCTGGGCTTGCCCGCATTCAGGACCCGCGGAGCAGCATTCTGGCGCAGCAGGTGTTCATTCCGTGCCTGGGTGGAAAGCAGGATGGGCCAGGCTCTCGACGGCCGACTTTTCCTCGCTCAGGCGCTGTTCTAGAAATTGGCGCTCAATATCCGACAGATTGGTTTTAAGCAGGCGTCGATATCGGCCGATATTCCTGTCGTGGGCGCGCAGACGGGCGAGTCTCTCGTCGGTCATGGGGCCTCCCGTATGAATAAAAGAAATCGAGCACTGTCCAAATTCGCGTCCGCAAGTATCCAACAAATGGAGCGACCCCACCTTGCAGGAAGCTTGGTAGGGTCGCGTGCTCTCCGGGCGGGGGCTGGGGGCTGGAAGCCCGGCGGGCAATTTCCAATCTACGCCCGCAAGCGGAGTGGGAACGATTGCTCAAGAGAGGCACCCCGTTGGAGTACCCCGGCCGCCTCAGTTGGCTACCGTGCGTCGTGGGTGGAAGGGCGCATGTCATGGAACTGTCCGGGCTGTCGCCGGTTGAATGATCGGTCTCACGCGCACATAAGGGAGTGCGTGTCATGCGCCTTCAGACCTTCAGGGACGACCGCCACTCCAGACACTTCGACCTGATCGGGGGAAAACGACACCCCTGGTCGGTTGACCTGGTCACAGTAACGGCTGCCGGTATCCTAGCGATAGGCTTCGCGTGTGCCCTCTTGGCCCTATGGGGACACTAAAGCCCGATGAGATTAGGATGAATCGTCATCGCGCTTTAGGGTGTTGTTTGAGCATGATCTTTTCGGAAAACCGCTCCGCACTTTGCGCTAACGCGGCCCTTCGGGTCCGGATCATGCTTTAGCGAGCATCGGGAAGCTGCACCCGCGTCTCAATTGCGGCGAGCTACCGGCCATCGTGGCTGGTGGACTGAGCGCGTTCTGCGAAGCGAGTTTGGCAGAAGCAGACGCAAGCTATTGATTTTGTTGGTGAGCGCGCTGGGGCTCGAACCCAGGACCCCGTGATTAAAAGTCACGTGCTCTACCGGCTGAGCTACGCGCTCCCATGGCCGCTTGATGGCTTCGTTGGTCGATTTGCCATCGTCTTCGGACATTCGAGAAGCATGTCTTGCCGCAACGTAACGCGCGTCGCGGGGAAAACCGGTAAGGCGATTTCCGGATCATGCTTTCGGCTCGCGCTGTGTAGGGGGAGCGGCCGCTGAGGTCAATAGCATGCGCGGTTGCCGGAGATCGCGGCAGGGGCGGGGATTCGTGCAGCGTTTCCGTCAGTTAGAGCGGAATTTTCAACCTGCCGGCTGCCCATCATCCCCGCCGAAGAACGAGCCCGTCCACGGCGGAGTCGCGACCGGCGCTCCAGCCGACCGCGGACCGTGCTCAGTTCGCCTCGCGACGGACCTCGCTTGCCACCGGCTGCGAGGAACCGGCGGGGCTCGGCAGTGCGACCGGGCGCAGGCCAATCAGCTCGGCGGCGCGCACGGCGCTGTCGCGCCAGAACTGGAAGGAGTTGATGCGGCTGAGCTCCAGGATGGCGATCGCGACCGCCGCCAGGAACGGCAGGCTTTGCAGCACCAGGACGCCGGCGAAGATGTAGATCTCGGTGATCTGCCGGAAGCTGTTGGAGGCGACCAGAACGCCGGCGCCGATCAGCAGCAGCGCGCCGATCACGGCCTCCCAGAACGCCTGGAACTCGATCGACATCCGCGACAGGCCGCCCTTGGAGGTGCGTGCGAAGGCGATGTGCTCGGTGATCAGGCCTTGCGCGACCGCGCGCGACACCGTCCACTGCACGCTCATC
This region of Bradyrhizobium sp. CCGUVB1N3 genomic DNA includes:
- a CDS encoding formyltransferase family protein, whose translation is MRITLIGSRHFGVITLNMLREHSVDIARVVVADGEDRLAATARSAGIEAVVQANPKLVAASEIAANTDLIITAHSHARVSREALAASRLGGVGYHPSLLPRHRGKAAVEWTIKEGDPIAGGTIYHLADRMDAGAIAAQDWCFVKKGETARELWERALAPLGLKLLAEVIDYIKVHKTLPAKTQDEQFATAAPSLS
- a CDS encoding DUF3551 domain-containing protein, coding for MSNRDASRQEVRARRMNWIGRGTVYTTLVIVVPLIIWQILAPPDSCAALTAQPVHAGRTVRALTSCIRTGNMIIRSMLVIFALLAAGTAAVAGSASPVPYDYPWCVYGGELGYSGDCSYETREQCLASASGRSNVICKENRRLLFQQQSVQQPRAYRSR
- a CDS encoding GFA family protein, translated to MTTARCGCGAVTLSLPGLSKLIVACHCIDCQRRTGAPFGVGAFYPAATVTVSGRPKEFTRAAASGGKVQSYFCPDCGSTVYWKSSNLPAFIGVAIGAIADAGYTAPVRSVFEQSKHAWVEIGGAGVEHFQQGSAHKTTGTSG
- a CDS encoding AI-2E family transporter; its protein translation is MKTLRQFLTGEDIVQLLIRLGLLALLIIWTFFIIRPFVPILTWSAVLAVAFYPAFSWLAKLLGGRPRTAAIILTLMTLGIVIGPATWLGLSAVEGARELARQLGTGDLALQSAPEQIKSWPIIGPQLYELWEQAYNNIRAVLREVAPYLQPLAGPLLSLAGDASVGTLQFLVSVFVAGFLFPHGPRLVAAGRGFLFRIVPEQSEHFLELAGATIRAVSQGVIGVAIVQALLAGVGFKLASVPSAGLLAFIVLLLSIVQIGAFLVLLPVIIWIWTAKDVTTALLLTVFLVLVGFIDTMLKPLVMGRGLNTPTIVIFVGVIGGTLAHGIVGLFIGPIVLSVAWELAMAWIRTDRADIAAEG